The Streptomyces spororaveus genome includes a region encoding these proteins:
- a CDS encoding fibronectin type III domain-containing protein, translating to MRRSAPTLALRLAVAGLTGFAGLTACTAPDTEAPAAPAGLTAQAGSATSAHVMWDAAADRDGVTGYQVFEAGRLVRELPAEKTMVDITGLTPQTAYAFTVRAEDAAGNLSGPGPAARVTTPAAKAEDRTPPTPPAATTARATGPRSAQVSWTAAADDTGVTAYDVYQGGVRIHTAGPDASATTLDNLRPDTVYTFTVRARDGADNSSPDGPAVDVTTPPASGDGPGTAPGAFTATASPGAVTLTWTAPDTGRATAEYELYVNGRPTTVIQFGAGAVPSGRAEHRLTVTEPPGTVWAVKLRARLPDGNWGSFSAERRITLIA from the coding sequence GTGCGACGCAGCGCCCCCACGCTCGCCCTCCGCCTGGCCGTCGCGGGCCTCACCGGCTTCGCCGGCCTCACCGCCTGCACCGCGCCCGACACCGAGGCCCCGGCCGCCCCCGCCGGACTGACCGCCCAGGCCGGCAGTGCCACCAGCGCGCACGTCATGTGGGACGCGGCGGCGGACCGGGACGGGGTGACCGGCTACCAGGTCTTCGAAGCCGGCCGCCTGGTCCGTGAACTCCCCGCCGAGAAGACCATGGTGGACATCACCGGCCTCACCCCGCAGACGGCCTACGCCTTCACGGTCCGGGCCGAGGACGCCGCCGGGAACCTCTCCGGACCCGGCCCCGCCGCCCGGGTGACCACCCCGGCCGCCAAGGCCGAGGACCGCACGCCCCCCACACCCCCGGCCGCCACCACCGCCCGGGCGACCGGGCCCCGGTCCGCCCAGGTGTCCTGGACCGCGGCGGCCGACGACACGGGCGTCACGGCCTACGACGTCTACCAGGGCGGCGTCCGGATCCACACCGCCGGACCGGATGCGAGCGCCACGACCCTGGACAACCTCCGGCCGGACACCGTCTACACCTTCACCGTCCGGGCCCGCGACGGGGCGGACAACTCCTCCCCCGACGGCCCGGCGGTGGACGTGACGACCCCGCCCGCCTCCGGCGACGGCCCCGGTACGGCCCCCGGCGCATTCACCGCGACCGCCTCCCCGGGTGCCGTCACCCTGACCTGGACCGCCCCGGACACCGGCCGTGCGACCGCCGAGTACGAGCTGTACGTCAACGGACGGCCCACGACGGTCATCCAGTTCGGAGCGGGTGCGGTGCCCAGCGGCCGGGCGGAACACCGGCTCACGGTGACCGAGCCCCCCGGCACGGTGTGGGCCGTGAAACTGCGGGCCAGACTCCCCGACGGCAACTGGGGATCCTTCTCCGCGGAGCGGCGGATCACACTCATCGCGTGA
- a CDS encoding DUF5999 family protein, whose product MCSHQPPCPTADSADHDAARIVAPHPEQGWSLLCNGVVVFDDTGELLPDSRTVEPRRPALV is encoded by the coding sequence ATGTGCTCCCACCAGCCACCCTGCCCGACCGCCGACAGCGCCGATCACGACGCCGCCCGCATCGTGGCTCCCCACCCTGAACAGGGCTGGAGCCTGCTGTGCAACGGAGTCGTGGTGTTCGACGACACCGGTGAACTGCTCCCCGACAGCCGCACGGTGGAACCCCGCCGCCCGGCCCTGGTCTGA
- a CDS encoding GNAT family N-acetyltransferase has translation MWETARSWVEGWAVCRGMPAPVDVPWGLRIGAGAPSRAVRHVLLDTDAATARELIGTITEPATCVKAFLPAGEMDPWFSSAWEPTEPCFLMAVDLRPSRVHVPDGYTVTVEAAGGVIHVRVLSADGDLAACGRTGLTGTACVFDQIVTEPAHRRRGLGTVVMGALTGAAAGSGASEGILGATVQGRALYEALGWKVLAPLNGFVYEPVPP, from the coding sequence ATGTGGGAGACCGCACGGTCGTGGGTCGAAGGATGGGCCGTGTGCCGGGGGATGCCCGCGCCGGTGGACGTGCCGTGGGGACTGCGGATCGGGGCCGGAGCGCCGTCCCGCGCGGTCCGTCACGTCCTGCTCGACACCGACGCCGCGACCGCCCGCGAGCTCATCGGCACGATCACCGAACCCGCCACCTGCGTCAAGGCGTTCCTCCCGGCGGGCGAGATGGACCCCTGGTTCTCGTCCGCGTGGGAGCCCACCGAGCCCTGCTTCCTGATGGCCGTCGATCTCCGCCCGTCGCGCGTGCACGTGCCGGACGGGTACACCGTCACCGTCGAGGCCGCCGGCGGTGTCATCCACGTGCGCGTCCTGAGTGCCGACGGGGACCTGGCCGCCTGCGGCCGGACGGGTCTGACCGGTACCGCCTGCGTCTTCGACCAGATCGTCACCGAACCGGCCCACCGGCGCCGCGGCCTCGGGACGGTGGTGATGGGCGCACTCACCGGCGCGGCCGCGGGGAGCGGGGCGTCCGAGGGCATCCTGGGCGCGACCGTCCAGGGCCGGGCGCTCTACGAGGCGCTGGGCTGGAAGGTCCTCGCGCCGCTGAACGGATTCGTGTACGAGCCCGTGCCCCCGTGA
- a CDS encoding SRPBCC family protein yields the protein MPAIRIIHRTSLPPVEAWPMLTDWERHGAQVPLTRTIIETEPPTHVGTIFTARTGVRRITFDDRMEVVVWRPPAEGLYGLVRLEKRGRTVTGWAEIEIRPLTAGGSEIQWREELRLRGLPRALDPVVAAAGRLLFGRALTRLLRP from the coding sequence ATGCCCGCTATCCGGATCATTCACCGCACGTCTTTGCCGCCGGTCGAGGCGTGGCCGATGCTCACGGACTGGGAGCGCCACGGCGCCCAGGTACCGCTCACCCGGACGATCATCGAGACGGAGCCCCCGACCCACGTCGGAACGATCTTCACGGCGCGCACGGGCGTGAGGAGGATCACATTCGACGATCGCATGGAAGTCGTCGTGTGGCGGCCTCCGGCGGAGGGTCTGTACGGATTGGTCCGGCTGGAGAAGCGCGGCCGGACGGTGACGGGGTGGGCGGAGATCGAGATCCGCCCCCTCACCGCGGGCGGCTCGGAGATCCAGTGGCGTGAGGAACTGCGGCTGCGCGGCCTCCCCCGCGCCCTGGACCCCGTGGTCGCGGCGGCGGGCCGGCTCCTCTTCGGCCGGGCCCTGACACGGCTGCTGCGGCCCTGA
- a CDS encoding ATP-binding protein → MFGEYSFHDNQADSADGDPGPAPCPVPGNLPPEPASFVGREHELQLLDALLRDRRLVTLTGVGGVGKSRLALRAVAAARQARPDGVWWAELSPLRDPSLLTATVAHAVGLADHSPRPPDEELCAWMADKELLLVLDTCEHLVADCRHLVGELLQSAPGLTILITSREPLDMPTEEVVEVRPLPCEGPDSDALALFRARALAATARAAAVFADPARAAVAAEVCRRLDGIPLALELAGARLRLWTLEHMAERIGARFDVLSDARAALPRRHQTMRTTIGWSHELCEPLERLLWARLSVFTGDFDIAAARAVCSGGPLPAARVERVLAGLAAKSVVLRIEERGAGSRFRMLDTIREYGHDWLGELGEVGIVTDRHAHWYAALAQAGDRGWMGPGQVDWYRRITAEHAQLRTALEHLLTADPTAALEMSGALWFYWFACGHVHEGRGFLERALRAAPRTAAAYNQAMWALGLTAMLQGDMDAARQLGEECTRDAARLADPERELRAAYLHAVSVLMPGDPVRALKLAGPRARAGHGGRTSGAGWLLCKLATGYALCDLRRFEEATEEARSLREACVELGERWLRAYADYVLAVAALGLGDHGEAARHVRAMLSGKRLLGDRFGIALGLDLLAAAVAGLGDGELAARLLGTGHAWWRTVGRPQMGSPSLTALRDQGERQARAAIGDTAYETAFLGGAAAPTG, encoded by the coding sequence GTGTTCGGTGAGTACTCGTTCCATGACAATCAGGCAGACTCCGCGGACGGCGATCCCGGACCGGCCCCCTGCCCGGTGCCCGGCAACCTGCCCCCGGAACCCGCGAGCTTCGTCGGCCGGGAGCACGAACTCCAGCTGCTGGACGCCCTGTTGCGCGACCGAAGACTGGTCACCCTCACGGGCGTGGGCGGTGTCGGCAAGTCACGGCTCGCCCTGCGGGCCGTCGCCGCCGCCCGCCAGGCACGCCCCGACGGCGTCTGGTGGGCGGAGCTGTCGCCTCTGCGCGATCCGAGCCTGCTCACCGCCACCGTCGCCCACGCGGTCGGCCTCGCCGACCACTCCCCGCGCCCTCCCGACGAGGAGCTGTGCGCGTGGATGGCCGACAAGGAACTGCTCCTGGTCCTGGACACCTGTGAGCACCTGGTGGCCGACTGCCGTCACCTCGTGGGCGAACTCCTGCAGTCGGCACCGGGGTTGACGATCCTGATCACCTCCCGTGAGCCGCTCGACATGCCGACCGAAGAGGTCGTCGAGGTACGGCCGCTGCCCTGCGAGGGACCCGACAGCGACGCCCTCGCCCTCTTCCGGGCCCGCGCGCTGGCCGCGACCGCGCGCGCGGCGGCCGTCTTCGCCGACCCCGCGCGGGCGGCGGTGGCCGCCGAAGTGTGCCGGCGCCTGGACGGCATCCCGCTCGCGCTGGAACTCGCGGGTGCCCGGCTGCGGTTGTGGACGCTGGAGCACATGGCCGAGCGGATCGGCGCACGCTTCGACGTGCTGTCCGACGCCCGGGCCGCGCTGCCGCGCCGGCACCAGACGATGCGCACCACGATCGGCTGGAGTCACGAACTGTGCGAGCCGCTGGAACGGCTGCTGTGGGCCCGGCTCTCGGTCTTCACGGGTGACTTCGACATCGCCGCGGCGCGCGCCGTCTGTTCGGGCGGGCCGCTGCCCGCCGCCCGGGTGGAGCGGGTCCTGGCCGGCCTCGCCGCCAAGTCCGTGGTCCTGCGCATCGAGGAACGCGGGGCCGGATCCCGCTTCCGGATGCTGGACACGATCCGCGAGTACGGACACGACTGGCTGGGCGAGCTCGGCGAGGTGGGGATCGTCACCGACCGGCACGCCCACTGGTACGCGGCGCTCGCCCAGGCCGGCGACCGGGGCTGGATGGGCCCGGGGCAGGTGGACTGGTACCGCAGGATCACCGCCGAGCACGCGCAGCTGCGTACCGCCCTGGAACACCTGCTCACCGCCGACCCCACGGCGGCACTCGAGATGAGCGGGGCCCTGTGGTTCTACTGGTTCGCGTGCGGGCACGTGCACGAGGGCCGCGGCTTCCTGGAACGGGCCCTGCGGGCGGCTCCGCGCACCGCGGCCGCGTACAACCAGGCCATGTGGGCCCTCGGGCTCACCGCGATGCTCCAGGGCGACATGGACGCGGCCCGGCAGCTCGGCGAGGAGTGCACGCGCGACGCGGCCCGGCTCGCGGATCCCGAGCGGGAGCTGCGCGCGGCCTATCTGCACGCGGTCTCGGTCCTCATGCCCGGCGACCCCGTACGGGCCCTGAAGCTCGCCGGCCCGCGGGCCCGGGCCGGCCACGGCGGGCGGACCAGCGGCGCCGGCTGGCTCCTGTGCAAGCTGGCCACCGGCTACGCCCTGTGCGACCTGCGGCGTTTCGAGGAGGCGACGGAGGAGGCGCGGTCCCTGCGGGAGGCCTGCGTGGAGCTGGGCGAGCGCTGGCTGCGGGCCTACGCGGACTACGTCCTGGCGGTGGCCGCGCTGGGCCTGGGTGACCACGGGGAGGCGGCCCGGCACGTACGGGCCATGCTCTCCGGGAAACGGCTGCTCGGCGACCGCTTCGGCATCGCGCTCGGCCTGGACCTGCTGGCCGCCGCCGTGGCCGGGCTGGGCGACGGGGAACTGGCGGCACGGCTGCTGGGCACCGGGCACGCCTGGTGGCGCACGGTGGGCCGGCCGCAGATGGGCTCGCCCTCGCTGACGGCCCTGCGGGACCAGGGCGAGCGGCAGGCCCGCGCGGCGATCGGGGACACCGCCTACGAGACGGCGTTCCTGGGCGGCGCGGCCGCCCCCACCGGCTGA
- a CDS encoding acyl-CoA dehydrogenase family protein — protein MAEFTMELNDDQKQVRDWIHGFAADVMRPAAAEWDEREETPWPVIQEAAKVGIYSLDFYAQQFFDPTGLGIPMAMEELFWGDAGIALSIVGTGLAAIGVVANGTEEQIGTWIPQMYGTPDDVKVAAFCSSEPDAGSDVGSMRTRAVYDQAKDEWVLNGTKTWATNGGIANVHIVVAVVDPALGTKGHASFIIPPDTPGLSQGQKFKKHGIRASHTAEVVLEDVRIPGSCLLGGKEKLDERLARAHERARSGGGERVKNAAMATFEASRPAVGAMAVGTARAAYEVALDYAKTRTQFGRPIIDNQGVAFQLADMRTQIDAARLLVWRASWMAVAGRPFESAEGSMSKLFASEVAKKVTAQAVQILGGNGFTREYPVERMHRDSAIYTIFEGTSEIQRLVIARTISGMPIR, from the coding sequence ATGGCGGAGTTCACCATGGAGCTGAACGACGACCAGAAGCAGGTGCGGGACTGGATCCACGGCTTCGCCGCCGATGTGATGCGACCCGCGGCCGCGGAATGGGACGAGCGCGAAGAGACTCCCTGGCCCGTCATCCAGGAGGCCGCCAAGGTCGGGATCTACTCGCTGGACTTCTACGCCCAGCAGTTCTTCGACCCGACGGGCCTCGGCATTCCGATGGCGATGGAGGAGCTCTTCTGGGGCGACGCGGGCATCGCGCTGTCCATCGTCGGCACCGGACTCGCGGCCATCGGCGTCGTCGCCAACGGCACCGAGGAGCAGATCGGCACCTGGATCCCGCAGATGTACGGGACCCCGGACGACGTGAAGGTCGCCGCCTTCTGCTCCTCCGAGCCGGACGCGGGCTCCGACGTCGGCTCGATGCGCACCCGCGCGGTCTACGACCAGGCCAAGGACGAGTGGGTGCTCAACGGCACCAAGACCTGGGCGACGAACGGCGGTATCGCCAACGTCCACATCGTCGTCGCGGTCGTCGATCCCGCACTGGGGACCAAGGGGCACGCCTCCTTCATCATCCCGCCGGACACCCCCGGCCTGTCCCAGGGCCAGAAGTTCAAGAAGCACGGCATCCGCGCCTCGCACACCGCCGAGGTGGTCCTGGAGGACGTGCGGATCCCCGGCTCCTGCCTGCTCGGTGGCAAGGAGAAGCTGGACGAGCGCCTCGCGCGGGCCCACGAGCGCGCCCGCAGCGGCGGGGGCGAGCGGGTGAAGAACGCGGCCATGGCCACCTTCGAGGCCTCCCGCCCGGCGGTCGGCGCGATGGCCGTCGGCACCGCGCGCGCGGCGTACGAAGTGGCCCTCGACTACGCGAAGACCCGTACGCAGTTCGGCCGCCCGATCATCGACAACCAGGGCGTGGCCTTCCAGCTCGCCGACATGCGCACGCAGATCGACGCGGCCCGGCTGCTGGTGTGGCGCGCGTCCTGGATGGCGGTGGCGGGCCGGCCGTTCGAGTCGGCGGAGGGCTCGATGTCGAAGCTCTTCGCGAGCGAGGTCGCCAAGAAGGTCACCGCCCAGGCGGTCCAGATCCTCGGCGGCAACGGCTTCACCCGTGAGTACCCGGTGGAGCGCATGCACCGGGACAGCGCCATCTACACGATCTTCGAGGGCACCAGCGAGATCCAGCGCCTGGTGATCGCCCGCACGATCTCCGGGATGCCGATCCGCTAG